One Brassica napus cultivar Da-Ae chromosome C2, Da-Ae, whole genome shotgun sequence DNA window includes the following coding sequences:
- the LOC106402655 gene encoding E3 ubiquitin protein ligase RIE1, with product MSSSPPQSPSSSPTMSDSTSPLLRSRQSPRRRQPLLASLIGRASGRRGASVVVRETAAQELEDRRADWGYSKPVVALDMLWNSAFVVVAVVMLLISKEEEPNVPVRVWICGYALQCLVHVVLVWLEFRKRSMRAGDLEAGEGSGRGRSRDSDDEDGDERILSAKTCESMNTIVSFVWWIVGFYWLVSGGEILLENASHLYWLTFVFLAFDVFFAVFCVVLACLIGIALCCCLPCIIALLYAVAGQDGASEADLSILPKYKFQMMNNGEKQSDGGGKMIPMEAGTDYSGNERVLLAEDADCCICLSSYEDGTELVTLPCNHHFHSTCIVKWLKMNATCPLCKFNIVEGSEQD from the exons ATGTCTTCTTctccacctcaatccccttccTCTTCACCAACCATGTCCGATTCCACCTCACCTCTTCTCCGCTCCCGCCAATCTCCCCGCCGCCGCCAGCCCTTACTCGCGTCGCTCATAGGCCGAGCTTCGGGTCGGCGAGGAGCTTCGGTGGTTGTGAGAGAGACGGCTGCACAGGAGCTCGAAGACAGACGAGCCGATTGGGGCTACTCCAAACCCGTCGTGGCTCTCGATATGCTCTGGAACAGTGCCTTTGTGGTCGTCGCGGTGGTGATGCTTTTGATTTCAAAGGAGGAGGAGCCTAACGTCCCGGTTAGGGTTTGGATCTGTGGGTACGCGCTTCAGTGTCTTGTTCATGTGGTGCTTGTGTGGTTGGAGTTTAGGAAGAGGAGCATGCGCGCTGGGGATTTGGAAGCTGGGGAAGGCTCTGGTCGTGGACGTAGTCGTGATagtgatgatgaagatggtgATGAGAGGATCCTCAG CGCTAAGACTTGCGAATCAATGAACACCATTGTATCATTTGTCTGGTGGATTGTTGGCTTCTACTGGCTTGTATCTGGTGGTGAAATCCTTCTGGAAAATGCTTCGCATTTGTACTG GTTGACTTTTGTTTTCCTGGCATTTGATGTGTTCTTCGCCGTCTTTTGCGTTGTGCTGGCATGCCTTATCGGAATCGCCCTATGTTGCTGCCTCCCTTGTATTATTGCTCTTCTTTATGCGGTTGCCGGGCAG GACGGTGCATCAGAAGCAGATCTTAGCATCCTTCCCAAGTACAAGTTTCAGATGATGAACAATGGAGAAAAGCAAAGTGACGGTGGAGGGAAAATGATACCCATGGAGGCAGGCACTGACTATTCAGGAAACGAACGAGTCCTTTTGGCAGAAGATGCT gACTGTTGTATATGTCTGAGTTCGTATGAAGATGGAACAGAGCTGGTGACACTTCCTTGCAACCACCACTTTCATTCGACGTGTATTGTGAAATGGCTGAAAATGAATGCGACATGTCCATTGTGTAAGTTCAATATTGTCGAAGGTAGTGAACAAGACTGA
- the LOC106405533 gene encoding annexin D5 yields the protein MATMKIPMTVPSPRVDAEQLFKAFKGRGCDASVIINILAHRNATQRALIEQEYETKFSDDLRKRLQSELHGHLKKALLLWMPEAVERDASILKQALRGAVTDHKAVAEIICTRSGSQLRQIKQVYLNTFGVRVEQDVESEASGNHKRVLLAYLNTTRYEGPEIDDKIVENDARVLKKAVARKHKSDDQTLIQIFTDRSRTHLVALRSTYRSMFGKELGKAIRDETRGNFEHVLLTILQCAENSSFYFAKALRKSMKGLGTDDTALIRMVVTRAEVDMHYIVSEYRKRYKKTLYNAVQSDTSGHYKTFLLSLLGPNV from the exons ATGGCAACAATGAAAATACCAATGACGGTACCTTCTCCTCGAGTCGATGCCGAGCAGCTCTTTAAGGCCTTCAAAG GAAGAGGTTGCGATGCTTCGGTAATAATCAACATCTTAGCTCACCGCAATGCAACGCAACGAGCTCTCATCGAACAAGAATACGAAACTAAGTTCTCAGACGACCTTCGAAAGCGTCTCCAATCTGAGCTTCACGGTCATCTCAAG AAAGCCCTTCTTCTGTGGATGCCTGAAGCAGTAGAGCGAGACGCTTCAATACTGAAACAAGCACTGAGAGGAGCCGTGACTGATCACAAAGCGGTCGCTGAGATTATATGTACACGCTCTGGCTCTCAGCTTCGTCAGATCAAACAGGTTTACTTAAACACATTTGGTGTCAGAGTAGAACAAGACGTTGAATCTGAAGCTTCTGGCAATCACAAAAGA gtTTTGCTCGCTTATTTGAACACTACACGGTATGAAGGACCAGAGATCGATGACAAGATCGTAGAGAATGACGCTAGGGTTCTCAAGAAGGCGGTTGCGAGGAAGCACAAGTCTGATGACCAGACGTTGATTCAGATTTTCACAGACCGAAGCAGGACTCACCTGGTCGCTCTTAGATCTACTTACCGTTCAATGTTCGGCAAAGAACTTGGaaag GCCATTAGGGATGAGACACGTGGGAACTTCGAGCATGTCCTTCTGACGATCTTACAGTGTGCTGAAAACTCTTCTTTCTATTTCGCAAAG GCGCTGAGAAAATCGATGAAAGGGTTAGGAACAGATGACACGGCGTTGATTAGAATGGTGGTGACAAGAGCAGAGGTTGATATGCATTACATCGTTTCAGAGTATCGCAAGAGATACAAGAAGACTTTGTACAATGCTGTTCAGTCTGATACAAGTGGTCACTACAAAACGTTTCTCCTCTCTCTTCTAGGCCCCAACGTTTGA